A window from Gossypium raimondii isolate GPD5lz chromosome 7, ASM2569854v1, whole genome shotgun sequence encodes these proteins:
- the LOC105761512 gene encoding uncharacterized protein LOC105761512, producing the protein MNDINCTSEQKLKGAVSLLRDERKYVSVSYINARKHDFMNLAQGDRTVTDYEAEFLRLSRYTRGMVASEYEKCVRFEDGLRDSLRVLIALQKEREFVALVDKKLKKQTRTDRPSRMGVSIATRVQPCSDCGRRHPSECWRRLGACLQYVFLDELSGLPSNREVEFGIELLPGTALVSITSYRMAPKELMELKAQLQELLDHGFIHPSVSS; encoded by the exons ATGAATGACATAAACTGCACTTCTGAGCAGAAACTAAAGGGTGCAGTATCTTTGCTTCGCGATGAG AGGAAGTATGTGAGCGTAAGCTATATAAATGCTCGTAAACATGATTTCATGAATCTTGCACAAGGCGATAGAACTGTAACCGATTATGAGGCCGAATTTCTGAGACTAAGCCGCTACACTCGAGGCATGGTGGCATCCGAGTATGAGAAATGTGTCCGCTTTGAAGACGGCTTGAGGGACAGTTTGAGGGTATTGATAGCTCTGCAGAAGGAGCGAGAATTTGTTGCTCTAGTGGATAAG AAGCTTAAGAAACAGACCAGAACTGATAGGCCTTCTAGAATGGGGGTCTCAATTGCTACTAGGGTTCAGCCATGCAGTGATTGTGGTAGGCGCCATCCGAGCGAGTGTTGGAGGAGATTAGGGGCTTGTCTGCAAT ATGTATTTCTTGATGAGCTATCGGGTTTACCTTCAaatagagaagttgagtttggcaTTGAGCTTCTACCGGGTACAGCTCTGGTGTCTATTACTTCTTATCGAATGGCACCGAAAGAGCTTATGGAGCTTAAGGCTCAGCTTCAAGAGCTTTTAGATCATGGATTCATCCATCCCAGTGTGTCTTCGTGA